Proteins from one Ananas comosus cultivar F153 linkage group 5, ASM154086v1, whole genome shotgun sequence genomic window:
- the LOC109710756 gene encoding LEAF RUST 10 DISEASE-RESISTANCE LOCUS RECEPTOR-LIKE PROTEIN KINASE-like 2.5 has translation MHYKNIKSTRANMRRSNRPVITREGNKKQHSIMVERLSLLRLLCLLLLLLLLLTCVGVAEGRKNHVSCSSSCGHLHDIHYPFRLKSDLPQCGSPDYEILCDGGKPMLELGTAKYYVTNISYTNQTISVVDPVFVDDKYCLLPIQSPPANLSHLYFNVGDNGALFANCTRPIDDDMYRSVPCLSSNNTFVYVVVDTGEFSVESIEPSCGFLAWIPMPVDHVMNPTATDVFELLKEGFTLLWDVGPGSKFAIILTDVRECLERAKSKFANLTHSEGLLFLPYLLVKSEANFLDCMNDSLSSNHYFRYAVAVVVVIEIVQLLLALWMLGRFVFAPISLLNLLAYKLWISHVSIDIVEKFLRDQQMLSTMRYSYTDIIAITGHFREKLGQGGFGSVFRGTLLSGQHVAIKMLENSQFNGEDFINEVSTIGRIHHVNIVRLIGFCSEGSKRALVYEYMPKGSLDKYIFSARGTSNRPFSWDKLNEIALGVARGIDYLHRGCDMQILHFDIKPHNILLNQHFNPKVSDFGLARLYPKDYNLLSISAARGTIGYIAPELVSRNFGIVSDKSDVYSFGMLLLEMAGGRRNVDRTMENTSQVYYPSWIYDQLSQNKGINEINNNIEIHEIERKLCKVGLWCIQMKSSNRPSMDKVVEMLEGDTDNLQMPSRPFFASSEPTSARQPSMQSTSTELSIIFEQEDYPNSDK, from the exons ATGCATTATAAGAACATCAAATCTACAAGGGCAAATATGAGGAGGTCTAATCGACCTGTAATCACTCGTGAGGGAAACAAGAAGCAGCACTCGATCATGGTGGAAAGGCTCTCTCTTCTTCGACTGTtatgcctcctcctcctcctcctcctcctcctcacttGTGTTGGCGTCGCAGAAGGCCGCAAGAATCACGTCAGTTGTTCTTCGTCGTGCGGGCATTTGCATGATATCCACTATCCTTTCCGTTTGAAGAGCGATCTGCCGCAGTGTGGATCCCCAGACTACGAGATTCTCTGCGACGGCGGCAAACCTATGCTGGAGCTGGGGACGGCAAAGTACTACGTAACCAACATCTCATACACGAACCAGACTATCAGTGTGGTTGATCCCGTGTTTGTAGATGACAAGTATTGCCTTCTTCCTATCCAATCTCCACCTGCTAATTTATCGCATTTGTATTTCAACGTCGGAGACAACGGGGCTCTCTTTGCGAACTGCACGAGGCCAATCGACGACGACATGTACCGGAGCGTGCCTTGCTTGAGCAGTAACAACACATTTGTCTACGTAGTAGTTGATACCGGGGAATTCTCTGTGGAATCTATTGAGCCCTCATGCGGATTTCTGGCCTGGATTCCTATGCCCGTCGATCATGTCATGAACCCGACCGCCACCGATGTCTTTGAGCTCTTGAAAGAAGGATTCACACTTTTGTGGGATGTAGGCCCTGGATCAAAATTTGCCATAATATTAACGGATGTACGTGAATGCTTAGAAAGAGCAAAAAG CAAGTTCGCGAATTTGACCCACAGCGAAGGGCTTCTCTTCCTTCCATACTTGTTGGTCAAAAGCGAGGCCAATTTCTTAGACTGTATGAACGATAGTTTAAGCAGCAATCATTATTTTCGCTATGCGGTCGCTGTGGTTGTCGTAATAGAGATTGTGCAGCTTTTACTAG CATTATGGATGTTAGGGAGGTTCGTTTTTGCACCAATTTCACTTCTCAATTTACTGGCTTATAAGTTATGGATCAGTCATGTGTCTATTGACATTGTAGAAAAGTTTCTCCGAGACCAGCAAATGCTCTCAACTATGAGATATTCCTACACTGATATTATTGCAATCACGGGCCACTTTCGAGAGAAGCTAGGACAAGGAGGATTTGGGTCGGTCTTTAGAGGTACACTCTTAAGTGGCCAACATGTTGCCATCAAGATGCTCGAAAATTCTCAATTCAATGGAGAAGACTTCATCAATGAGGTCTCAACAATTGGCAGGATTCACCATGTAAATATAGTACGGCTTATTGGTTTTTGCTCAGAAGGATCAAAGAGGGCACTTGTTTACGAGTACATGCCTAAGGGATCATTGGACAAGTATATCTTCTCGGCAAGAGGAACTAGTAATAGGCCCTTTTCCTGGGATAAGCTCAATGAAATAGCACTTGGGGTGGCTCGGGGTATCGATTACTTGCATCGAGGATGTGACATGCAGATTCTACATTTCGACATCAAACCACATAATATTCTCCTAAACCAACATTTCAACCCCAAGGTTTCAGATTTCGGACTCGCAAGGTTGTACCCAAAGGATTATAATCTTCTTTCTATTAGTGCAGCAAGAGGGACCATTGGATATATTGCTCCGGAATTGGTATCGAGGAACTTTGGGATTGTATCTGACAAATCTGATGTCTATAGTTTTGGAATGCTATTATTGGAGATGGCGGGAGGCAGAAGGAATGTGGATCGAACGATGGAAAATACAAGCCAAGTTTACTATCCTTCTTGGATCTACGATCAACTTTCACAGAACAAAGGGATCAAtgaaataaataacaatattgAGATTCATGAAATAGAAAGAAAGTTATGTAAAGTAGGGTTATGGTGCATTCAGATGAAATCGTCAAATCGCCCTTCTATGGACAAAGTTGTAGAGATGTTGGAAGGGGATACAGATAACTTGCAAATGCCATCAAGGCCTTTCTTTGCATCCTCAGAGCCGACCTCCGCAAGGCAGCCTTCCATGCAATCCACTTCAACAGAATTATCGATCATTTTTGAGCAAGAGGACTATCCGAATTCGGACAAATAA
- the LOC109710757 gene encoding rust resistance kinase Lr10-like, with protein sequence MVERFCIQLLCLPLLLLLACVGVAEGRKNHVGCSSSCGHLHDIGYPFRLKSDPPGCGSPSYELLCDGGKPMLELGSAKYYVTNISYTNQTIGVVDPVFADDDRYCPLPLQSPSPDFLELYYNVGEDWALFMNCTRPVRDSRYRRVPCLSSNNSFVYVVVDTWEYFVGAIKPSCGFLTTIPMPGGRFTNPPTADIFELLKEGFMLSWDVGPEPISAMIHECLEDAKSMFANLTSSKGLLFLPYSLVKGETHFPTCMDDLSGGNHYFRYAVAVVAVIEIVQLLLALWILGRFVSAPISLLILMAYKLWSSHVSIDIVEKFLQDQQMLSPTRYSYTDIIAITGHFREKLGQGGFGSVFRGTLLSGQHVAIKMLGNSQFNGEDFINEVSTIGRIHHVNIVRLAGFCSEGSKRALVYEYMPNGSLDKYIFSAKGTSSRPFSWDKLNEIALGVARGIDYLHRGCDMQILHFDIKPHNILLDRHFNPKVSDFGLARLFPKDYSLVSLSAARGTIGYIAPELVSRNFGIVSDKSDVFSFGMLLLEMAGGRRNVDRSIENTSQVYYPSWIYDRLTQNNEIIEINNNIEIHGVESKLCKVGLWCIQMKSSNRPSMEKVVEMLEGDTDNLQMPPKPFFSSSQQISARQSSMQSSSTELSTIFEQEDYSNSDQ encoded by the exons ATGGTGGAAAGGTTCTGTATTCAACTGTTAtgcctccccctcctcctcctcctcgcctgtGTCGGCGTTGCAGAAGGTCGTAAGAATCACGTCGGTTGTTCTTCGTCGTGCGGGCATCTCCACGACATCGGCTATCCTTTCCGTTTGAAGAGCGATCCGCCAGGATGCGGATCCCCAAGCTACGAGCTTCTCTGCGACGGCGGCAAACCTATGCTGGAGCTGGGGTCGGCAAAGTACTATGTGACCAACATCTCGTATACTAACCAGACTATCGGTGTGGTTGATCCTGTGTTTGCAGATGATGATAGATAttgccctctccctctccaatCTCCATCGCCTGATTTTTTAGAATTGTATTACAACGTCGGAGAAGACTGGGCTCTCTTTATGAATTGCACAAGGCCGGTTCGAGACAGCAGATACCGGCGCGTGCCTTGCCTAAGCAGTAACAACTCATTTGTCTACGTAGTCGTCGATACTTGGGAATACTTTGTGGGTGCTATTAAGCCCTCATGTGGATTTCTGACCACAATTCCGATGCCTGGCGGTCGGTTCACGAACCCGCCCACCGCCGATATTTTTGAGCTCTTAAAGGAGGGATTCATGCTTTCCTGGGACGTAGGCCCTGAACCAATATCTGCAATGATTCATGAATGCTTGGAAGACGCAAAAAG CATGTTTGCCAATTTGACCAGCAGCAAAGGGCTTCTTTTCCTACCATACTCCTTGGTTAAAGGCGAGACCCATTTCCCAACCTGCATGGACGATTTATCCGGCGGCAATCACTATTTTCGATATGCAGTCGCTGTGGTTGCTGTAATAGAGATTGTGCAACTTTTATTAG CATTATGGATATTAGGGAGGTTCGTTTCCGCGCCAATTTCGCTTCTCATTCTAATGGCTTATAAGTTATGGAGCAGTCATGTGTCCATCGACATTGTAGAAAAGTTTCTCCAAGACCAACAAATGCTCTCACCTACGAGATATTCCTACACTGATATCATTGCGATTACGGGCCACTTTAGAGAGAAGTTAGGGCAAGGAGGATTTGGGTCGGTCTTTAGAGGTACGCTCTTAAGTGGCCAACATGTTGCCATCAAAATGCTCGGAAATTCTCAATTCAACGGAGAAGACTTCATCAATGAGGTCTCAACAATTGGTAGGATTCACCATGTAAATATAGTGCGGCTTGCTGGTTTTTGCTCAGAAGGATCAAAGAGGGCTCTTGTTTATGAGTACATGCCTAATGGATCATTAGACAAGTATATCTTCTCGGCAAAAGGAACTAGTAGTAGACCCTTTTCCTGGGATAAGCTCAATGAAATAGCACTTGGGGTGGCTCGGGGTATCGACTACCTGCATCGAGGATGCGACATGCAAATTTTACATTTCGACATCAAACCACATAATATTCTCCTCGACCGCCATTTCAACCCAAAAGTTTCAGATTTCGGACTCGCAAGGTTGTTTCCAAAGGATTATAGTCTTGTTTCTCTTAGTGCAGCAAGAGGGACCATTGGATATATTGCTCCGGAATTGGTATCGAGAAACTTTGGGATTGTATCTGACAAATCTGACGTCTTTAGTTTTGGAATGCTATTACTAGAGATGGCAGGAGGCAGAAGGAATGTGGACCGATCGATAGAAAATACAAGCCAAGTTTACTATCCTTCTTGGATCTACGACCGACTTACACAGAACAATGAGATTATtgaaataaataacaatattgAGATTCATGGAGTAGAAAGCAAGCTATGTAAAGTGGGGTTATGGTGCATTCAGATGAAATCGTCAAATCGCCCTTCTATGGAGAAAGTTGTAGAGATGTTGGAAGGGGATACGGATAACTTGCAAATGCCGCCAAAGCCCTTCTTTTCATCCTCTCAGCAGATCTCCGCAAGGCAGTCTTCTATGCAATCCAGTTCAACAGAATTATCAACCATTTTCGAGCAGGAAGACTATTCAAATTCAGACCAATAA
- the LOC109710758 gene encoding rust resistance kinase Lr10-like — protein MVERLFFLQLFCLLFLLTCVGVAEGRKNHVSCPSSCGHLHDIGYPFRLKSDPPGCGSPSYELLCDGGKPMLELGSAKYYVTNISYANQTISVVDPVFVDDKYCLLPIQSPPANLSHLYFNVGEHGALFANCTGPIDDDMYRSVPCLSSNNTFVYVVVDTWEFFVKSFEPSCGFLAWIPMPADHVTNPTATDVFELLKEGFTLSWDVGPGSKYAIILADVPECLERAKSKFANLTHSEGLLILPYSLVKSEVNFLNCMNDRLSSNHYFRYAVAVVVVIEIAQLLLALWMLGRFVFAPISLLILLAYKLWISHVSIDIVEKFLRDQQMLSPTRYSYTDIIAITGHFREKLGQGGFGSVFRGTLLSGQHVAIKMLGNSQFNGEDFINEVSTIGRIHHVNIVRLAGFCSEGSKRALVYEYMPNGSLDKYIFSAKGTSNRPFSWDKLNEIALGVARGIDYLHRGCDMQILHFDIKPHNILLDRHFNPKVSDFGLAKLYPKDYSLVSISAARGTIGYIAPELVSRNFGIVSDKSDVYSFGMLLLEMAGGRRNVDQMMENTSQFYYPSWIYDRLTQNNEIIEINNNIEIHEVESKLCKVGLWCIQMKSSNRPSMNKIVEMLEGDMDNLQMPPRPFFSSSQQISARQSCMQSTSTELSTISEQED, from the exons ATGGTGGAAAGGCTCTTTTTTCTTCAACTGTTttgcctcctcttcctcctcactTGTGTCGGCGTTGCAGAAGGCCGCAAGAATCACGTCAGctgcccttcgtcgtgcgggcATCTCCACGACATCGGCTATCCTTTCCGTTTGAAGAGTGATCCGCCAGGATGCGGATCCCCAAGCTACGAGCTTCTCTGCGACGGCGGCAAACCTATGCTGGAGCTGGGGTCGGCAAAGTACTACGTGACCAACATCTCGTATGCCAACCAGACTATCAGTGTGGTTGATCCTGTGTTTGTAGATGACAAGTATTGCCTTCTTCCTATCCAATCTCCACCTGCTAATTTATCGCATTTGTATTTCAACGTCGGAGAACACGGAGCTCTCTTTGCGAACTGCACGGGGCCAATCGACGACGACATGTACCGGAGCGTGCCTTGCTTGAGCAGTAACAACACATTTGTCTATGTAGTAGTTGATACCTGGGAATTCTTTGTGAAATCTTTTGAGCCCTCATGCGGATTTCTGGCCTGGATTCCTATGCCCGCCGATCATGTCACGAACCCGACCGCCACCGATGTCTTTGAGCTCTTAAAAGAAGGATTCACACTTTCTTGGGATGTAGGCCCTGGATCAAAATATGCCATAATATTAGCGGATGTACCTGAATGCTTGGAAAGAGCAAAAAG CAAGTTTGCGAATTTGACCCACAGCGAAGGGCTTCTCATCCTGCCATACTCGTTGGTTAAAAGCGAGGTCAATTTCTTAAACTGTATGAACGATCGTTTAAGCAGCAATCACTATTTTCGCTATGCGGTGGCTGTGGTTGTCGTAATAGAGATTGCGCAGCTTTTACTAG cattATGGATGTTAGGGAGGTTCGTTTTTGCACCAATTTCGCTTCTCATTTTACTGGCTTATAAGTTATGGATCAGTCATGTGTCTATTGACATTGTAGAAAAGTTTCTCCGAGACCAGCAAATGCTCTCACCTACGAGATATTCCTACACTGATATCATTGCGATTACGGGCCACTTTAGAGAGAAGTTGGGACAAGGAGGATTTGGGTCAGTCTTTAGAGGTACACTGTTAAGTGGGCAACATGTTGCTATCAAGATGCTCGGAAATTCTCAATTTAACGGAGAAGATTTTATCAATGAGGTCTCAACAATTGGTAGGATTCACCATGTAAATATAGTGCGGCTTGCTGGTTTTTGCTCAGAAGGATCAAAAAGGGCTCTTGTTTACGAGTACATGCCTAATGGATCATTAGACAAGTATATCTTCTCGGCAAAAGGAACTAGTAATAGACCCTTTTCTTGGGATAAGCTCAATGAAATAGCACTTGGGGTGGCTCGGGGTATCGACTACTTGCACCGAGGATGCGACATGCAAATTTTACATTTCGACATCAAACCGCATAATATTCTTCTAGACCGCCATTTCAACCCAAAAGTTTCAGATTTCGGACTCGCAAAGTTGTACCCAAAGGATTATAGTCTAGTTTCTATTAGTGCAGCAAGAGGAACCATTGGATATATTGCTCCGGAATTGGTATCAAGGAACTTTGGGATTGTATCTGACAAATCTGACGTCTATAGTTTTGGAATGCTATTATTGGAGATGGCGGGAGGCAGAAGGAATGTGGATCAGATGATGGAAAATACAAGCCAATTTTACTATCCTTCTTGGATCTACGACCGACTTACACAGAACAATGAGataattgaaataaataacaatattgAGATTCATGAAGTAGAAAGCAAGCTATGTAAAGTGGGGTTATGGTGCATTCAGATGAAATCGTCAAATCGCCCTTCTATGAACAAAATTGTAGAGATGTTGGAAGGGGATATGGATAACTTGCAAATGCCGCCAAGGCCCTTCTTTTCATCCTCACAGCAGATCTCCGCAAGGCAATCTTGTATGCAATCCACTTCAACAGAATTATCGACCATTTCCGAGCAGGAAGACTAA